A part of Maridesulfovibrio hydrothermalis AM13 = DSM 14728 genomic DNA contains:
- the rplM gene encoding 50S ribosomal protein L13, with protein sequence MKTYIPKEEDVNHEWYVVDATDMVLGRLATQIAIKLRGKDKAMFTPHMDTGDFVVVINADKIKVTGNKLENKHYYKHTNHPGGIKSRTLKVMMEKKPEVVLETAVRGMLPKSSLGRKMIKKLKVYAGTDHPHTAQQPKTL encoded by the coding sequence ATGAAAACATATATTCCCAAAGAAGAAGACGTTAACCACGAGTGGTACGTAGTTGACGCAACAGACATGGTGCTTGGTCGCCTGGCAACCCAGATTGCAATCAAGCTCAGAGGTAAGGACAAAGCAATGTTCACTCCTCACATGGACACTGGTGATTTCGTTGTCGTAATCAACGCCGACAAAATCAAAGTGACCGGCAATAAGCTGGAAAACAAGCACTACTACAAGCACACAAACCACCCCGGTGGTATCAAGTCCAGAACCCTCAAGGTTATGATGGAAAAGAAGCCTGAAGTAGTTCTGGAAACAGCTGTTCGCGGCATGCTTCCTAAGAGCAGCCTTGGTAGAAAAATGATCAAAAAGCTCAAAGTTTACGCGGGCACTGATCATCC
- the alaS gene encoding alanine--tRNA ligase, whose translation MKASEIRERFLKFFEKNGHKIETSSSLIPKDDPTLLFTNAGMVQFKKTFLGQEKRDYARATTSQKCLRVGGKHNDLENVGRTARHHTFFEMLGNFSFGDYFKEDAIKFCWEFLTEELKLPKEKLYITIYKDDDEAGELWQKAVNFPVERIYKLGKKDNFWSMGDTGPCGPCSEVHIDQGENMSCGPDCGIGKCDCDRYLEIWNLVFMQYDQDENGVQTPLPHPSIDTGMGLERITAVCQGVQSNYETDLFQPMIQAVAKKAGVKYKEDDEIDTALQVIADHSRSIAFLITDQILPSNEGRGYVLRRLIRRAFRFGRLLGLTDPFLYETVQMVVNDMGGQFPELTDNKDFMARMVREEEERFSQTLDKGLIILEEEMEELKNEGKNTISGETAFKLYDTFGFPLDIINDVAEKQKFVVDEKGFNAAMKEQKDRAKAAWKGSGEKDTASTFRTVLEAGLKNSFTGYSELVSESRIVNLLSEDGKHLEKITQGQGGWMITAATPFYGESGGQMGDSGTVSSMTGNAEVLETVKAAPELTVCKIFVSEGELLIEQEAKLEVDAELRTATERNHTVTHLLHAALKKVLGDHVKQSGSLVGPKRLRFDFTHIAAMTPDEVRQVENEVNRAILADTTVAVQEMSSKDAAEKGATALFGEKYGDVVRVVDIPDESMELCGGTHLNATGQAGTFVILSESGVAAGIRRIEAATGWNSLAFLQGQREELNKSSAMLKAAPGQLADKVAALMSQVKELTRANDRLQNKLASGAGADLMSSVEEIGGVKVIAAKLEVTNVKALRDQTDALKSKLDSGIICLAAKVDDKKVSLIIAVTKDLHDKFKAGALIKPVAAEVGGGGGGRPDMAQAGGTDPEGIEKAFATLKKIVAEA comes from the coding sequence GGGATTACGCACGTGCCACCACTTCTCAAAAGTGTCTGCGCGTCGGCGGTAAGCATAACGACCTCGAAAATGTAGGCCGTACTGCCCGCCATCATACTTTTTTCGAAATGCTCGGAAACTTCTCCTTTGGCGACTACTTTAAAGAAGATGCCATCAAATTCTGCTGGGAATTTCTCACTGAAGAACTGAAGCTGCCCAAAGAAAAACTTTATATCACTATATATAAAGACGATGACGAAGCCGGAGAACTCTGGCAGAAAGCCGTCAATTTTCCTGTCGAACGCATTTACAAGCTGGGCAAGAAGGATAACTTCTGGTCCATGGGCGATACCGGTCCCTGCGGTCCCTGCTCCGAAGTGCACATTGATCAGGGTGAAAATATGAGCTGCGGACCTGACTGCGGTATCGGAAAATGCGACTGTGACCGTTACCTTGAAATCTGGAACCTCGTCTTCATGCAATATGATCAAGATGAAAACGGTGTTCAGACTCCGCTTCCTCACCCCTCCATTGATACCGGAATGGGACTTGAACGCATTACAGCCGTTTGTCAGGGCGTTCAGTCCAACTATGAAACAGACCTTTTTCAGCCCATGATTCAGGCCGTAGCTAAAAAGGCCGGTGTAAAATACAAGGAAGACGACGAAATTGACACTGCATTGCAGGTCATCGCCGACCATTCCCGCTCCATAGCTTTCCTGATCACGGACCAGATTCTTCCTTCAAATGAAGGACGCGGTTACGTGCTACGCCGTCTGATCAGACGTGCTTTCCGCTTCGGCCGTCTGCTCGGCCTGACCGATCCATTCCTGTACGAAACCGTACAGATGGTTGTAAACGATATGGGCGGACAGTTTCCGGAGCTGACCGATAACAAAGATTTCATGGCCCGCATGGTCCGCGAAGAAGAAGAACGTTTCAGCCAGACTCTTGATAAAGGACTCATCATTCTTGAAGAAGAGATGGAAGAGCTTAAAAACGAAGGCAAAAACACCATTTCCGGTGAAACGGCCTTCAAGCTCTATGACACCTTCGGTTTCCCCTTAGACATCATCAATGATGTTGCTGAAAAGCAAAAATTCGTGGTTGACGAAAAGGGCTTCAACGCTGCCATGAAAGAGCAGAAAGACCGCGCTAAAGCTGCATGGAAAGGCTCCGGCGAAAAAGACACCGCCTCGACTTTCCGTACTGTACTTGAAGCAGGACTTAAGAACAGCTTCACCGGTTACTCTGAACTGGTAAGTGAATCCAGAATTGTTAACCTTCTTTCCGAAGATGGTAAGCATTTGGAAAAGATCACGCAGGGTCAGGGCGGCTGGATGATCACTGCCGCAACCCCTTTCTACGGTGAATCAGGCGGCCAGATGGGTGACAGCGGAACTGTCAGCAGTATGACCGGAAATGCTGAAGTTCTGGAGACAGTCAAAGCTGCTCCTGAACTCACTGTATGTAAAATTTTCGTTAGCGAAGGCGAACTGCTCATTGAGCAGGAAGCCAAGCTTGAGGTCGATGCGGAACTTAGAACGGCGACAGAGCGTAACCACACGGTTACTCATCTGCTCCACGCTGCTCTTAAAAAAGTTCTCGGCGACCACGTCAAGCAGTCCGGGTCACTGGTGGGACCGAAAAGACTGCGCTTTGACTTCACTCACATTGCAGCTATGACTCCCGACGAGGTGCGTCAGGTTGAAAATGAAGTAAACCGTGCTATACTGGCTGACACAACCGTAGCTGTTCAGGAAATGAGCAGCAAGGATGCGGCTGAAAAAGGCGCAACAGCACTGTTCGGCGAAAAGTACGGCGATGTTGTCAGAGTGGTTGATATTCCAGACGAATCCATGGAACTTTGCGGTGGAACCCACCTCAATGCAACAGGACAGGCTGGAACCTTTGTAATTCTATCCGAATCAGGCGTAGCTGCGGGTATCCGCCGCATCGAAGCCGCTACCGGATGGAATTCACTTGCATTCCTGCAAGGGCAGCGCGAAGAGCTTAATAAATCTTCCGCAATGCTCAAGGCAGCACCGGGGCAGCTCGCTGACAAGGTCGCAGCTTTAATGTCTCAGGTGAAAGAACTGACCCGGGCCAATGACCGGCTTCAAAATAAACTGGCTTCCGGAGCAGGAGCGGATCTTATGAGTTCCGTAGAAGAGATTGGCGGCGTAAAGGTCATCGCAGCTAAACTCGAAGTTACTAATGTCAAAGCCTTACGCGATCAGACAGATGCACTTAAATCCAAACTCGATTCTGGAATTATATGTCTGGCGGCAAAAGTTGATGACAAAAAAGTTTCCCTGATCATCGCAGTGACAAAGGACTTGCACGATAAGTTCAAAGCCGGTGCGCTGATCAAACCCGTTGCAGCAGAGGTTGGTGGCGGTGGCGGCGGCAGGCCAGATATGGCACAGGCCGGCGGTACCGATCCCGAAGGAATCGAAAAAGCATTCGCAACACTTAAAAAGATTGTTGCAGAAGCCTAA